DNA from Megalops cyprinoides isolate fMegCyp1 chromosome 14, fMegCyp1.pri, whole genome shotgun sequence:
cccttttcctgcgtgttttagatctctccctgctccaacacagctaatttaaatgatcagtttgttattaagcagcttcaggagttcataatgagttgatcatttggatcagctgtgttggagcagggagatctaaaacatgcaggacaaggggtcctccgggagaggtttgggaaacgctgatttaaattattaaaatgcagGTACAAAAAGAACAGACATTTTCCAGGTCTGTGCTGTAACAGATGCCTGAGAGGGAACACTCCAGCCAAAGCTCATTAGATTACAGGAAGCCAAGTCTTCAGCAGCAAGCCCCAGACCACTGCAGTCCAGCCCAGGAGCAGAAGCTGAAGGAAGcccagctgatcctggatcagtgggCCTGGAGTCTCCAGTCATTGCCAAAGATCAGAGGAAggcaaacagcactgaaataaaacactcaCGATGCACTTGAAACTGTGCATAATCCCCATCTCACTGTTATCACTACATCTGTCCCTCCcccacagagctctgtgtgtccAGGAGAGGAACTGAGGAACctcccacagaaacagcaggtgCATACAGCACAGCTATTCTTTATACAGGTTCACTCAACACTGATGCAAACAGAGCAGGTACATTTAGCACAGCTATACCTCATACAGGTATGTTCAGAACTGATACAAAGACCAGGTATGTCCAGTGCATATATATCTAGTGCAAAGGTACACTTCACCCTGACACACATAGTGATGCCAGCAGTGTACACAGtactaaatgtgtgtgtgtgtgtgtgtgtgtggcgtggcggggggggggggttcctttGGGACATACTGTACCAATGCAAATGCTTTGACAAATGAAATACAGGTAGAAACAAAATGTGAGTTTTCTAGTGCCTGACAGGTTTGTGCTATAACAGATGTCTGAGGGGGAATGCTCCAGCCAAACCTCATTAGATTACAGGAGGCCAGATCTTCAGCATCAGGCCCCAGACAGCTGCAGTCCAACCCAGGAGCAGAAGCTGAAGGAAGcccagctgatcctggatcagtgggCCTGGAGTCTCCAGTCACTGCCAAAGGTCAGAGGAAggcaaacagcactgaaataaaacactcaTTAAGCACTTGAACCTGTGCATAATCGGGCTGATCCCCCATCTCACTGTTATCACTATATCTGTCCCTTCCccacagggctctgtgtgtcCAGAGGAGGATGTGAGTGCAGTTCTGCAGGAGCTAGAGAAACAGTGGAAGAAAGGCCGGCTGCCCAACATGCTCCCAGTCCTGGAGTTCATCATGTGGAgcctgatccaggatcagtccCAGCAGGTCAGGCCTTACTGCACTATCTGCATTCTGAGCTAGACTGCATTTTACTGAAGATTACTGCAAAACCACTTCATCTTTTCCTGTCTTGTAATGGTCCAGCTGGCACAAACTTGTAACATACATGTCCTTACTTTACATTAAAGTAGCTACAGAAGTGAGTCCTGTATATCTCCACCAAATACTTTGTTACAATTTAAGTACCATCCTAATTAATTGCTAGAGGAGTTAGGCTTACTGTTGGCACAAGAATTGAGATATACTGTAGGATGAAGTGAAGGTTAGGATCAACCAGATGATAAGTTCAAACTGTCTTCATAAACTTACTGTGTATTACATACATGTTACATGGTATTCATGCAGATTAATTATGAGGGTGTGTTTCCCACATTATGAATAGGACCATGTTGCTGAGGTCAATGTGTGGTGTGGGTGAGTGAATGAGCTTTCTGTTTTACAGGGATATGTACCTCAGCTCTGGCTCAGAAGTAAACAGAAGTTTGAGAATGGAGGTGAGTCTTTGGCCTATGTTCTATCCACtaaaatgaaattcagctgtttttttgaTATTTACTATATACAATTTATCAAACAGATGTCCTTATCCAGTGTGGTTCCTCTGGAAGCACCCATAGATGAATATGTTAAAAGGCTTTACTGAAGTCACCTCCTTTGTTTTACTCTACAGCTGCTTTCCAGCACATCCCCAGATCAGGTCTGTCAGACTCTCCTTGTTACATTAGTATACTGCGTGTTCAAGTGCTTctgtttcataaacatttatagGTTATATTCTGTTACTGTGGAGTTACTGTTCTGGAGTAAACTCTTCCCTAAAATAACAGCCATGTATGTTTCCTATATTCTACACTGCTTACCATGGGCATAAATTacagggggaaaaggggggaCTGTAACCCCCCCAATAATTAAAACTGGCCAATACAGCCCCCCCAAgtaatcatattcatggagacctcaacccccccaatgttcaacccaaagttacACCCTTGCTGCTTACTATTTCAGTTCTGCACAGTAATTATAATGTTAAACTAAAACAAGGTCTTTTTTGTTACAGTGTTTGACTGGATTCAGAAAGCAGCAAGTAAGTAGCCATTTATCAATGAGATAAATTGTATCACTTATCATATTAACATCAAAAGTTTGAGGGCAAAATATCTCATTCTCTCAGGACAAAGGTTTTTCTTTGATTGAGATTTTTTAGGTAGACCTACAGATCAGTTtttggccctgttcacacctggcattaacatgcgtcgCTGGTGATCCGATCACTagtggacagcgctaagtacaggtgtgaacatgtagcagagctgaagtgattagctcgtgtgagtcctgagCCTTAGGTagtgggtagcaggtagccgagcggtttcAGCAGCTACGacactccccgagacctggttaagtagtgTTGTTGCTGACAGGCTAATGGCAATTTGCCattagctcaactggcaacaacgctggctgtaaggggttggcagcaaGCAGTGAGAACCTTGGTTCTCAACTGATGTCCTCTGCGTAAAGTgagggtgaccatacgtcctctttttcccggacatgtcctcgtttagagacgcaaGTTTTACGTCTCaaacgaggacatgtctgggaaaagGAGAACGTATGGTCACCCTTGCGTAAACGGAAGTACATTCGCGTGCCAACgggtgtgattagctgtttagcgtgtatgcGAAAAgcggtgcgattagaacacaagattggaaaaattctagctaattttagctttgaggaaacaacgatttaacgttaaaaaatttagcaaatgctaattgaaaactatgagaagcttaaaaatgctaatgaaaacataacgaaccatgtaacgtagccTAACATGCACGCtccatagcatgaaaaataaattacgtgcgaaagggttttaaagtgtgacaacaggcaacaacaacagctgGAGTTCGCAAGATACCCCAAATGcctccaagccccaaaggtgtaatgcaatatattacatggaaaatgttattatgaataattgtagttctacaaataaatgttagtggagtcaagatttacgatatcatgaatatcaaggggacattctaaaacacttaacaTGCTTAATTGTTCCAAAActgtgatcaatgatcaccaaatttctctcacacatctcttgtcataaacacttatCAGCatatcagcaaaacaaaaccgaagtccaaggaatatggtcattatcttacgttaagccttttccttataatgggcatcaatggaaAATGCTTAAAGTAACATAAGGTCTATAGGCTACTCATAggattttgcttttgatttttttgacaggtggaagtgtttatgacaagagatgtccaagagaaatttggtgatcattgatcgctggaacattaagccacgttaagccttttcacattaagcgttttagaatgtcccttcttccataaGCACActtcggttttagaaaagtaattcatattCACAATAGGCTACTAGCAAtccagcaaacaccctttgatattaaactacattatgaaacattttcattgcagtgaataacctaagaaactttggaaacataatatcttgcttagcctatttaattcaaccatattggcaaggtgccagacaaatacggtgaagttcaaaatgttctaatctagcatttctgctttttccaacgataaacaaaatgtaacgaaagatcagctgcagctgatttaagggtatttcatttcagtgatgaacggaatctaacttgctagtcaactaggtttacatatttacagatacaacagcattatttcatagtgacagtcataagattcgttcaaacacacctttaaatgatgcgtaaacttacatttgcaaacattgCATCATTTGgaaatgatgtacgtgtttatttacatatagAGCGAAtaagtgagatccgatcacaaatggtcactcgagacgcatgtgaagatgcattttaatgccaggtgtgaacagacgtGCTTAGAGCTGTtcacttgtgatcggatcacccaagacgcatgttaatgtcaggtgtgaacagggccattGACATTGATAGAGAGGCTTAGTCatttgattttaatgacatGTAATTTCCCTCATTCTTGGAGAAAGCACAGTATTTTCAATTATGGCATTTTAATCACTCTCTTTAcattgtaacttttttttcccttacagCTGATATTATTCTAGATCCAAAAACTGCTAATCCAGATCTGATACTGTCCTCAGACAGAAAAAGGGTGAAAATGAACACCATCATAGAGAGTGTACACAACCCCAGAGACAAATGCTGCAGGAAACCTCATAAGTATgatgggtggcagtgtgtgcTGGGAACAGAGGGCTTCACCTCTGGGAGACATTACTGGGAGGTGGGGGTTAAAGGAAAGACAGAATGGAGGATTGGAGTGGTGAAGGAGTCTGCAGAGCATAGAGTCTCCATTGCactaaacacacagacaggctacTGGATATTACATCTGCAGCTTGGGGTGCTCATGGCTGTAACCACACCAGTCTGTAAACTCCCACAGTCAATTCCCTCCAGGGTGGGGGTGTACCTGGATATAGAGGAGGGGCAGCTCTCCTTCTATGATGTCAAGAGAAGGTGCCACATCTACACCTTCAATGACAGCTTCACTGAGAAAGTCTACCCACTGTTTGGAACAGTAGAAACGGACAGAGAGATTATTATCAAAGACTTCTAAAATGCTTGCCGTATCAGAATAAAATAGATTGATTCTGGGTAATGGCCTTGTGATAGACAAGATAGATGAGAGTGTAACTGCATATACAACGCTCAGATTTTTTCCTATCTCAGCTATCTTTCAAACCAAAGccagaaatatttcaaataaacataCTTACTCTGGTTGGTACTCAGCATGAAAAGAAATGGACTGTTGGTTACTGGCCCTCTAGAACACCGAGAGTGAACCCTTTCATATATGCTACAAAATTTGGATTAAGCTGCATCATGCTTGGGTAGGTCTTGCTATATAATATGTAGAGCTTGTTCCATACAGTGTCATTAATTCTCTGCACACGTAAATCACAAGATGTACCCAAGAAATGTTACATGCCTTGCACTATGCCTTGCACTTGCCTGCATTATGTTTTGGCTGCTGTTGGTCCTTTCTGCTGTGCCTTCCAGGCTGGGAGGATTCAGGACAGGAATGGCCTCACTGACAAAATCAgtacaggtgtggcttgttgCCTTTGTAAGGCCCAATATAAAAGTGCAGGGACAGATTCTTTGGATGCTAATTAACAGAAATATGCAGCTCCGTTACTGATGTTATATTGTCTTTGAAGGATTCAGCACTGTTCCCAGGTTCTTGGTGCTGACATAATTATGTTGTCTAGGGTCAAGGAAATTTTGCACAGTGGTGAGGACTTAGCTGGCCAGTAGAGCGGTTCAGGTTTAGAGACGTTGACGCTTGAAATGTTTCTTGATCATTAATTTGTATCTCTGCTGCAATGGAATGAGCAGAACATGTATATAGAGGACAGCAATTTTAAATCAGAGCTGTGAAGCTGTCAGGTAAATGTTGGAAAATACTGAGGAtctttcttagtttttttttcatagttttcttTGAGTTTATACCAACCTGGCTGGGCATCTTCAGTCTCCACCCCTGCTTTATAGGTTCATGTGCCGTTCTTTTGCTCTGACTGCTGTTTAAAAGGTGAACATGTTTGGGGCTACCAGTCATGCATAGGAAACACTGGAATCTGGCAAGTTTTTAAAACCACAGATATAAAACTTTGTAAATGGTAAGAATGTTGGTATCTTAAGAATATAATAAAAGCCTGTAGTCAACGTCTCTGTGTTTGTCCAGAATGTTGTGTGTCCTTACCTTATAATACCCTGTACCTTGTATggtgtatatttatatagaaCTCTCAAACACCAGTTCAGTCACAGCCAAATTGCCGTGTGGAACAAatgtcactctcacacacctgaACATAATAAGCCTCTAATGTCGCAGGCAGGGCTCGTTTACTAATGGCTAGTTAATTACAGttacacagacaatgacaatCGGAAGTAACCTGTTTTAAATGAGGTTGATGGGATTGGATCAGTTATAGCAAGAGTGAATTGTTGATTTAGCCAAGGATCATACATCTACACAACAGTAAATTATACAATTAAACACCATTTTCTCAGTTTTGGCAGGACAGGTGAAAGCTCTCCTTGATTCACCAAATCACACAGATGATTCAGCAGAGTTTGATAATACATATTGGGTTAGAGGTAAATTTGTCAGATAAGGATTGAAGTAGAAGTAATTCTTTGTAATAGtgtacattttaacagtgtgcaGAATGTTTTCTGTCTGGAAACCCTACAGTTCTTCTTAACAAAGTATGTACAAACATATATTAATATTGGACTAAACACCCATTACTATGTGTTGTCTTAAAATATGGCTATTGGTGCTGTATTAAGCATGTATAAGGGTTAATTCACTGGGTGCAAAGGGAAGGGGCATAGTTTTTTACACtaattactgtacatattttagTGGGATCATTTCAGgtgtgattattttaattaaccTACTTTAATTTGCCTTACCTTTgtacaaaaattcaaaaacaggTGGAACATTTACTGACACCAGAGCGCAATCTTTTGGCTCCAGGCCATACCTCCTATCGAAGCCCAGAAGCAGTGTGTAATCCAAATAATCTTTTGCAAGAATGTCATGTTGCAGTTCTTCATTATCACCACAAGGGGGGAATATTTCccagaatattttaattttctcacttcaaattattttatatattatttcataaattgtTGCCAAAACATTGGTTCACCTTTCAGTCAACCTCATTCCCTGATATGTTTAGCTATGTGGGTTGATGGGGGACAGTTTCCTGTTTAGGGTAGGTTGGAAAGATTAATTGCCAGATTAAAGAACACTGTTAAGATCTCCAACAATAAATGGTAAagatcacattaaaaaaattctcataTTCTCTAAATGCTCTAAATTTGATAATCAATCTAAGAAAAGAACTCTTCAGGATAAGCTAAGCCATTTTTACACCACAGTCATTAATATCTGTGTTGTGACATTTTCTGAACATAATACCAACAATAACAGATGTAAACTAGTGCATCGTTAGAGCACATTTTATGCTTTGTAATATTTGTCCTCTGGATATTGGTACAGTATGAAAACCTACTAGAAGTTCCATTTAGGTATTCACCTTGTTGCCTGCAGATATTTTGTAAATAACATAATTTTGGTAGTTCTCATGGTGTTGGGAccttagatagatagatagatagatcttAGATAtctaaaaaaattgtaaatggcTCATTAATCGTCCTATGGATTAGATGCATTTTATATAGTGCATGATGTGATTCTTTTAATCTGTTGTACCAAATTAAATGTTCAATGCTAGAGAAACTTGAGCTCAAAGTCTACCTTTTGTAACAGAATGTATTGCACACATTCTCAATCCAAAATCTTCCAGAGAATGGCAGCATTTCCCTGCCAATAAATTAACACTTCTAGTATTTGCTGGCATTATTTTCCCAGCAATTTTAGACCACTTGAGCCATTTAGAAGGCAGAAAAacattggttttcattttacatgaacaGAGTGACAAAAGTGACAAAACTTCCAGCTCACATTTATAATGTGGTGCACTAGTGTATGATGACTGTTCCATACCAGTGCATGATGTTTGATATTGATGCACAAGTCACATTGGATGTTGgtgtattattgtattatcaGTATATCATTGATCAAGGATATTATTTCCAGAACACTGGAACCACATGCTGAAACCCACAAAATGTCCAACCTCAaagtaaaactgaaagcaaGAGTATATTTTCATACTGTTATCACAAATGTGCTTATCAGGCATTCAGCACAGGAATGGACTGGAGAGCATGAATCACCTCTGTTCTGGCCTCCCTACATTGGCTGCCAGTATGTGTTCAGATGAGCACTGAGGTTCTTCGACTGGTTCTCAATGCACTCAGATGCTCTGTACCAGAACAGGTGACTCACATGTTCCATGTTTCTGAATTCCAGCCCAAAGCTCTATCAAACTGTTACAGCTGGCCTTTCTTGCTAGCAATCATGAGTGCCTTGTTAACTGAACCAATCGGAACTCTCTTTGGATCAACTTTTAGATAAATATATTGGATGATCTGGTATGATAACCTTATAAGGTTAAATTagttaaattataatttaatttaactgaaAAGAATGATCTCCCAGTGCCTCTCCAGATTCCTTTATTCTCCTAAGACAAAGTTGGACATTGGCTTGATGGTAATCAAAGACAGCAACATAATAATGCTAACATCAAAGAAGGTTTGAAGACAGTTTATTTCCAAATcttttactgtatattcattAAACACCAGTAGTAACTGCAATCaatctgtaaaatatatacagtgtgtacTGAAAAATATTGTTGATGACATGGAACTGAATGTTAAGCATTTCTGATGATAGCATTACATTTAAGGCCCCTAAGTTCCTAATTACAATTATACAACAATGTTGTCTACTTGCATTAGCTATATTGTAGCCTACATATTTAATGAACACTGTGCTATACAAGGGCACAGGATgaagtgaaacattttcaatgtatttgtACTAGTAAACACACAGTAtgttatgaaacagaaaatcatACTGTAAGTTGATATTCTTTATAAATTCAAGATATTACAATAATACTTCAGCATAATTTCAGAGCCATTACAGTCTATATTGTCAAAATAACAGCAGTTGAGTGTTGCATTAGCTGTTTAGCAGATGTTGAATATATTTGCTCCACATCTTTTGAGAAAAGGATCACTGGCACTTGATTCTGAGTCCAGTCCActcacagctgaacacacagAGGGGTCTTGACCCCACCAACCTGCCTCTTCCCCATTAATCTCCCATGCCTGACATCTGGTCCTCGATCCCAGGTATCTGTTGCATCACCATACAACAAATCCTGTACATCCCACACCATTATCATCCAAGacacacaaatgatttttttaccCCACCAACCTGCCTCATCTCCCATCAAAGGCATCTGGTCCTCCACCCTTGTCACATGGGCCCCCATCAAAGGCACCTGGTCCTCCGGACCTGATACCTGGTCCTTCAAGCCTGACACCTGGGCCCCCATCCCTGACATCTGGTTCTTTATCCCTGACACCTTGTTCCTCATCCACAGCAGCTTTTCCTGATCCATGGCACCAGATCCTCGATCCCAGGTTCCTGGTGCACCAGCATATGCCTCACAAACCTACAATGAGTCCTGCACATCCAACGTCATTATCATCCAAGACCATGTCTTCCCAGCAACCCCTTAATCTGTTTGAACATAACTCACTGGAAGTAGGTATATCCTATTTAGGTATATCCTATTGCTGTATCTTGCACCAGATCAGAGTTGATTGAataactgattgattgattgaatgataGATTTGACAGAATAAAGCTCTGCGCATTCTATATACAGGCACACTCCCAGTCCATCAAGaggccattacccacaatccatctgtTGAAATGGGGAGCCTCAAGCGTTTTTAAAGTCTTTGATGATAATCTCTTTGTCTGTTTCCACTGTTCCAAACAGTGGGTAGACTTTTTCAGTAAAGTTGTTATTGAAGGTGTAGATGTGGCACCTTCTCTCAACATCATAGAAGGAGAGCTGCCCCTCCTCTATATCCAGGTACACCCCCACCCTGGAGGGAATTGACTGTGAGAGTTTACAGACTGGTGTGGTTACGGCCATGAGCACCCCAAGCTGCAGACATAAAGTCCagtagcctgtgtgtgtgttcagctccaTGAAGCCCCTGCGTTCTGCAGACTCTTTCACCACTCCAATCCTCCATTCTGTCTTACCCTGAACCCCCACCTCCCAGTAATGTCTCCCAGAGGTGAAGCCCTCTGTGCCCTGCACACACCACCATCCATCATACTTATGAGGTGACCTGTGGTATCCTTCTCTGGGGTTGTGTACACTCTCTATGATGCTgtccattttcacagtttttccaTCTGCAGACACTTTAAGATCTGGATTTGCAGTGTTTGGATCCAGTCTGATGTCAGctgcaagaaaaacagaatgtaCAGTGAGGAATGACTATGTCATCATtgaacatgaaatgacatgagTCATAGTGCATGGGTTCAGCTGATCGGTGGGGCATCTTTAAAAACAACCTCAATCATGGAAAACACCTTCCTCTGTTCCGAGACAGCAATATATCAAACCTACAAACTTTAAATGTTGATTTG
Protein-coding regions in this window:
- the LOC118789201 gene encoding E3 ubiquitin-protein ligase TRIM39-like, which encodes MSEGECSSQTSLDYRRPDLQHQAPDSCSPTQEQKLKEAQLILDQWAWSLQSLPKGSVCPEEDVSAVLQELEKQWKKGRLPNMLPVLEFIMWSLIQDQSQQGYVPQLWLRSKQKFENGADIILDPKTANPDLILSSDRKRVKMNTIIESVHNPRDKCCRKPHKYDGWQCVLGTEGFTSGRHYWEVGVKGKTEWRIGVVKESAEHRVSIALNTQTGYWILHLQLGVLMAVTTPVCKLPQSIPSRVGVYLDIEEGQLSFYDVKRRCHIYTFNDSFTEKVYPLFGTVETDREIIIKDF